From Clarias gariepinus isolate MV-2021 ecotype Netherlands chromosome 2, CGAR_prim_01v2, whole genome shotgun sequence, one genomic window encodes:
- the rev3l gene encoding DNA polymerase zeta catalytic subunit isoform X1, with protein MMFSVRIVCADYYMCKPVQLLDVCYSQFRDAEVHRVPVVRIFGATPAGQKTCLHVHGVFPYVYVPYDGFGQEPERYLRQVAFSIDRALNVSMGNPSSHTQHVFKVTLVSGMPFYGFHPQEKPFMKIYLYNPQMVKRVCELLQGGAVMNKCFQPHEAHIPFLLQFFIDFNLYGMNLIHLSAVRFRRRSPEPGEQCGPPVEDAEVLKSSRLSEAALGGTFARWDETLLPSSLVLEDVARVSVCELEADAVAPDILNRLEIESQIGRNPGLQAIWEDEKQRRRERNESSQIETPQSQDRPCVEPVESERFFMKRLKEKLRDNQFDVTQSDNADDDDDDDGDDDDDDDDFPDLSLHPDDLSPDLPLVPASQVEVHKETPTDKLSEGKVAEVAVVDEEAILSLLESSQTFLPMSQKSNKSLILDSSQDQEMVDFLERLADHRFQKDVPITAPRQELSGSLSCPYNSDEEEAVPELEKEEAELSMVMSQRWDTDLPEPSARVKEADESSGEEERELSEEEMDWSGNNSLFGHLSIPQLDGAADENSDSSLSDKGSRNQSSLTANNKMLARNNHFQSETVHLEPPSSAKILLECKHPEHRQSLSFDKVEPADSNFPDKSEEASEPLTGLKVIKDTPYIPPVKHPILSQIGADRVGGHPLYTNENKAVGINQADPGSLSFGTSKLCQSRKKYSSIKNAEKNHISILQNHSFSLCYSELTNCPPKSELEKVAKDSITTSPLLRTLEQAPSPIEDLECLVPQEVKMKQDSEEGDVGELKIRYEDYQENKTERKIVAQQEAHYKFFPSVILSNCLSRPVKKQVGSKTVDGGGSLDHLEQKRSRMKLSKKKNNLASQKKTSLNESSQNEVLGSTSIKPLHSNEEPDEINEMETSDLAKAHDVGKGLVESSVEECLTDLADKIDCTEVSSLPGSKYTLRTKRKMMHYDSEDGDHSSPSSFKQALVHQDNIKENCFLTGGRKKRKMSKKEPPVIIKYIIINRFKGQKNMLVKMAKVKGNEPQVVLTPEKLKHYNKLAPLKDFWPKVPESTAVRYPVPEPKVKRHPKRKSKVTPQSGKLYSLPKTSFVKGRKISRSKKVKTLSLTNLPAPRPCYNDLTDDYCKEYSDVMMDLGYLSERAPSPTDSTPPRCWSPTDPLLESESDACLINPYSDPCLALPFEGMSGTHYGSRSRPSKPRKLSGASPKQKNKTTIKPAECVSTIPGEAQTKISRRTSRKPKKIIGNNDETDNKKAAPQKTKRSYKKNQIERLEGSSVVVGSLNSSPSLYPADEVPPTQTPSDDLTPYQHPSFTRNSHQVSSDSQALPCSTEPKSELVQSSNGEEIVITVPALLQQGSQSSQSAANPSAEKTTGFPCSVIKHSNSSPTSLHVSEHRSSPCEFKADVCDEKQTSKDIHYSQQEPKILAKPRRRQSKKKVETPEITTSLNVLTHGPQIDVAEPQSVPKNGETPAHPEMPSGIAVLKALLQRRQSKDGQFSQGDKSVSNTKQASDVAKPRRAFSAKPRKPRIPRAPVPKELKPRSRKGKKGKTEDSIRLETPVSDGSPVFLSDPGFDSSYSIEDSLSPEVPHNYSFDINAVGQADFSSLYSGSQFVLTDKNLPQKFLSDIKQEPVSSLELENKQAKVLDDVENCMQGSERPVSPELFDRSSVRDRKCLSNEFSLSLLDSERVLRNRNWGNSLSKIHGSHFQDFHCEKSDLLLGPDHFLPLTSVSFADNGVSPTGDLLDSSEIFTSTTPSSSPRSISSLSQIRGSQVQKTTGVHILKPLMSPPSREEILSTLLELELSEATYQEPFCSDPSDIPLRPREIAGRKLILETRLAKDLKEFVGGLSQEGLQFWKTAFSAMTRPGSSPSRGTDSLNLTKDEKEQRSPSPTSDQKIILLPCRSAPSRERVQLWLQAKRQFECLQSDRKRRISAQNVMPYQDKISPHHKESEDDLPPSQLQVEALVKVSAFQALSKIELTLPLSISPVEAGTSNSPKEIKCGTGAEIIGEESKDEVSFKQTPSPDPSCLPPWQQTSDKMDPDKKKSQLGIGKTSPKLGSSGDPFSPEGVQPKQFLSPSPFYVKDQDGESSSPSLLHSTPIHSRRRSKGVCELDGSPGSEDVEPKCQRLQRRRSSNLNTLRRVLITTQMKNQFAGLNVPKGDNSQIEGPSLCNSYGFKVGMQNLQEAKALHEVQHLTLMGLELHARTRRDLEPDPEFDPICALFYCLSSDSPLAGSEKRQITGAVVIDKDCRSAGQGLRSTAPLLVRSGVADLQVIYTVDEKELFEEVSKMMRTYDPDILVGYEVQMHSWGYLLQRASALGVDLCRQLSRVPDDTKGSRFTEDKDEYGSEVMSEIHIVGRITINLWRIMKTEAALNNYTFENVAFHLLHQRFPLYTHRTLSDWFDHNTHLYRWKVVDHYMSRVCGVMQLLKQRDVVGRTSEFARVFGIQFYHVLTRGSQYRVESMMLRIAKPLNFIAVSPSASQRAQQRASQVIPLVLEPESRFYSNSVLVLDFQSLYPSVIIAYNYCYSTCLGHAHSLGTSDEFRFGCTSLRVPPDLLYQLRNDINISPNGVVFVKASVRKGLLPRMLEEILHTRFMVKAAMKSYGGDEALLRLLDARQLGLKLIANVTFGYTDANFSGRMPSVELGESIVHKARETLERAIKLVNDTKKWGARVVYGDTDSMFVLLKGATKEQAFKIGSEIAEAVTATNPKPIKLKFEKVYLPCVLQTKKRYVGYMYESMDQKDPVFDAKGIETVRRDGCPAVAKILERSVKLLFETRDISLVKQYVQRQCVKVLEGRASVQDLTFAKEYRGSASYRPGACVPALELTRRMMAYDRRLEPRVGERVPYVIVYGSPGVPLIQLVRRPLEVLQDPALRLNAAYYITKQILPPVARIFSLIGVDVFSWYHTLPRVQKWSSCPAGGAVGDEPLRKGTISQYFTTLHCPVCDELTQLGVCERCRAEPQRVAVTLHHNLRVWEQQHHQLLKVCMSCSGSADRQAVCVSLDCPVLYKLSRVNRQLHNAPYLRQLLQQI; from the exons ATGATGTTCTCTGTGCGCATTGTGTGTGCGGATTATTACATGTGCAAACCTGTGCAGCTGCTGGATGTGTGTTACTCCCAGTTCAGAGACGCAGAGGTTCACAGGGTTCCTGTGGTGAGGATATTCGGAGCCACACCAGCAG gtCAAAAGACGTGTCTACACGTGCATGGCGTATTCCCGTACGTGTACGTGCCGTACGATGGGTTCGGACAGGAGCCGGAGCGTTACCTGAGACAGGTGGCCTTCAGCATCGACCGCGCCCTCAACGTCAGCATGGGCAacccctcctcacacacacagcacgtCTTCAAGGTCACGCTCGTCTCCGGCat GCCGTTCTACGGGTTCCACCCTCAGGAGAAGCCATTTATGAAGATTTACCTCTACAACCCGCAGATGgttaaaag agtgtgtgagctgCTGCAGGGCGGAGCTGTGATGAATAAGTGTTTCCAGCCTCATGAAGCTCACATCCCGTTCCTGCTGCAGTTCTTCATCGACTTCAACCTGTACGGCATGAACCTCATCCATCTGTCTGCAGTGCGCTTCAGACGCCGCAGCCCag agcccGGTGAGCAGTGTGGTCCTCCTGTAGAGGACGCTGAGGTTCTAAAGAGCTCCAGACTGAGCGAGGCTGCGCTGGGAGGGACGTTCGCTCGATGGGACGAGACCCTCTTACCCAG ctcTCTGGTGTTGGAGGACGTGGcgagggtgagtgtgtgtgagctggaGGCCGACGCTGTAGCACCAGACATCCTGAATCGACTGGAGATCGAGA gtcagaTCGGAAGGAACCCTGGCCTGCAGGCCATCTGGGAAGATGAGAAGCAGAGACGAAGGGAGAGAAACGAGAGCTCGCAGATAGAAACGCCTCAGTCTCagg atcGTCCGTGTGTGGAGCCGGTGGAAAGCGAGCGGTTCTTCATGAAGAGGTTAAAGGAGAAGCTGAGAGACAATCAGTTTGATGT GACACAGAGTGACAatgcagatgatgatgatgatgatgatggagacgacgatgatgatgatgatgattttccTGACCTCTCACTTCACCCTGATGATCTGAGTCCTGACCTGCCGTTGGTACCTGCCAGCCAGGTGGAGGTGCACAAAGAAACACCCACAG ACAAACTGTCTGAAGGTAAAGTTGCAGAAGTGGCGGTTGTGGACGAAGAGGCCATTTTGAGCTTGCTGGAGAGCAGTCAGACTTTTTTGCCCATGTCTCAAAAGTCCAACAAGTCCCTTATTCTTG ACTCCAGCCAGGATCAGGAAATGGTGGACTTTCTCGAGAGACTGGCAGATCATCGGTTTCAAAAAGATGTGCCAATTACAGCTCCTCGTCAGGAGCTATCGGGAAGTCTTAGCTGCCCCTACAACAGTGATGAGGAAGAGGCGGTGCCAGAGCTCGAGAAAGAGGAAGCGGAGCTAAGCATGGTGATGTCTCAGAGATGGGATACAGATCTTCCGGAACCGTCGGCTCG AGTAAAGGAAGCAGATGAAAGCTCTGGTGAGGAAGAACGCGAGTTATCAGAAGAAGAGATGGACTGGAGTGGAAACAACAGCCTTTTTGGCCACCTGTCTATTCCCCAGCTGGATGGGGCTGCAGATGAGAACAGCG ATTCATCGTTATCTGACAAGGGATCCCGAAATCAATCGTCCCTTACAGCTAATAATAAGATGCTGGCCCGGAACAATCATTTCCAGAGTGAAACTGTTCACCTAGAGCCACCTTCCTCAGCGAAAATCCTTCTGGAATGCAAACACCCTGAGCATAGACAGTCCCTCTCGTTTGATAAGGTGGAACCGGCTGACAGTAACTTTCCTGATAAAAGTGAAGAGGCTAGTGAGCCATTAACAGGCCTCAAAGTTATTAAAGACACTCCTTATATACCACCGGTCAAACATCCAATTCTGTCTCAAATTGGTGCTGACAGAGTGGGCGGGCACCCGCTTTACACCAATGAGAACAAAGCTGTGGGTATTAACCAGGCAGATCCAGGCAGTTTGAGTTTCGGTACCTCGAAGCTCTGTCAGAGCCGAAAAAAGTATAGTAGCATCAAAAATGCTGAGAAGAATCACATCTCCATCTTACAGAATCACAGTTTTTCCTTATGTTACTCTGAGCTTACAAATTGCCCCCCTAAGTCTGAGCTGGAGAAAGTTGCAAAAGACTCTATAACAACCTCCCCTCTGCTAAGGACTTTGGAGCAAGCTCCAAGCCCAATAGAAGATCTAGAGTGTCTGGTACCTCAGGAGGTTAAAATGAAGCAGGACAGTGAAGAGGGTGATGTTGGGGAACTTAAGATTAGATATGAAGACTAccaagaaaacaaaacagaaagaaaaatagtgGCTCAGCAGGAGGCACACTACAAATTCTTTCCCAGTGTTATTCTCTCAAATTGCCTCTCAAGGCCTGTAAAGAAGCAGGTGGGAAGTAAGACAGTTGATGGCGGTGGTAGCTTGGATCATCTAGAGCAAAAAAGGTCAAGAATGAAATTAAGCAAGAAGAAGAACAATTTAGCAAGTCAAAAGAAGACAAGTCTAAATGAAAGTTCCCAAAATGAGGTTTTAGGTTCTACCTCAATCAAGCCACTCCATTCGAACGAGGAACCAGATGAGATAAATGAGATGGAAACTTCTGATCTTGCAAAAGCTCATGATGTAGGAAAAGGTTTAGTGGAAAGTTCTGTTGAGGAATGTTTGACAGACCTTGCTGACAAAATAGATTGCACTGAGGTGTCTAGTTTACCTGGCAGCAAGTATACCTTACGCACAAAACGCAAAATGATGCATTACGACAGTGAGGATGGTGATCACTCAAGCCCTTCTTCTTTTAAACAAGCCTTGGTACATCAAGACAACATTAAAGAAAACTGTTTTCTTACTGGTGGTCGAAAAAAGCGGAAGATGTCTAAAAAAGAGCCACCAGTCATAATTAAGTACATTATAATCAACAGGTTTAAAGGTCAGAAAAATATGTTGGTGAAGATGGCTAAGGTCAAAGGAAATGAGCCTCAAGTAGTACTGACACCAGAAAAGCTTAAGCATTATAATAAACTTGCCCCTCTGAAAGACTTTTGGCCCAAGGTTCCCGAGTCCACAGCTGTCAGATACCCGGTTCCTGAACCAAAGGTAAAAAGACACCCCAAACGGAAGTCCAAGGTCACACCACAGTCAGGGAAACTCTACAGCCTTCCAAAAACAAGTTTTGTAAAAGGCCGCAAGATCTCTAGATCTAAGAAGGTTAAAACCTTATCATTAACAAATCTGCCTGCTCCTAGACCTTGCTATAATGACCTCACGGATGACTACTGCAAGGAGTATTCTGATGTGATGATGGATTTGGGGTATCTCTCTGAGAGAGCGCCCAGTCCCACCGATTCAACCCCGCCTCGATGCTGGTCTCCTACGGACCCGCTTTTGGAGTCAGAGTCTGATGCTTGTTTGATAAACCCCTATAGTGATCCTTGTCTTGCTTTGCCTTTTGAAGGCATGTCCGGAACCCATTATGGCAGTAGAAGCAGGCCATCTAAACCAAGAAAGCTTTCTGGTGCCagcccaaaacaaaaaaataaaactactaTTAAGCCAGCTGAATGTGTATCTACAATACCTGGAGaagcacaaacaaaaatcaGCCGTAGAACTTCAAGAaaaccaaagaaaattattggtAATAATGATGAAACTGATAATAAGAAAGCTGCCCCTCAGAAAACCAAGAGGTCTTACAagaagaaccagatagagaggCTGGAAGGGTCCTCTGTAGTTGTAGGATCTCTAAATAGTTCACCATCACTGTATCCAGCAGATGAAGTTCCACCAACACAAACGCCATCTGATGATTTGACTCCCTATCAGCATCCAAGCTTCACCCGAAATAGTCATCAGGTCAGTAGTGATTCTCAAGCATTACCATGTTCCACTGAACCAAAATCAGAGTTGGTCCAGTCAAGCAATGGAGAGGAGATAGTCATCACTGTCCCTGCTTTACTACAACAAggttctcagtcttctcagagtGCTGCTAATCCTTCTGCTGAGAAGACCACTGGATTTCCGTGCTCAGTCATAAAACATAGTAACTCCAGCCCAACGTCCCTCCATGTAAGTGAACACAGGTCCAGTCCATGTGAATTTAAAGCTGATGTGTGTGATGAAAAACAAACTTCTAAAGATATTCATTATTCACAGCAAGAGCCAAAGATACTTGCCAAACCCAGGAGACGTCAGTCCAAAAAGAAGGTAGAAACCCCTGAGATTACGACATCCTTGAATGTGTTAACGCATGGACCTCAAATAGATGTTGCTGAGCCTCAGTCGGTGCCAAAGAATGGAGAGACTCCAGCTCACCCAGAGATGCCTTCTGGCATTGCAGTCTTGAAGGCATTGCTCCAGAGAAGACAGTCCAAGGACGGGCAGTTTTCTCAGGGAGATAAAAGTGTATCTAACACTAAACAAGCTTCTGATGTTGCAAAACCTAGAAGGGCATTTTCAGCGAAGCCAAGAAAGCCCAGAATACCAAGAGCTCCAGTGCCAAAGGAGTTGAAGCCAAGAagtagaaaaggaaaaaaaggcaaaacagaAGACAGCATTCGATTAGAAACCCCGGTTTCAGATGGAAGTCCTGTGTTTTTGTCTGATCCTGGTTTCGACAGCTCCTACTCCATTGAAGATAGCTTATCTCCTGAAGTTCCTCATAATTACAGTTTTGACATTAATGCTGTTGGTCAGGCGGACTTTTCCAGTTTGTATTCTGGTAGCCAGTTTGTTTTAACAGACAAGAACTTGCCACAGAAGTTCCTCAGTGATATCAAACAGGAACCAGTGTCCTCTCTGGAATTGGAAAACAAGCAAGCAAAGGTCCTAGATGATGTTGAGAACTGCATGCAAGGATCTGAGAGGCCGGTTAGCCCTGAGCTCTTTGATAGATCCTCTGTTAGAGACCGCAAATGTTTATCAAATGAGTTCAGTCTGTCTCTGCTGGACTCTGAGAGGGTTCTGAGAAACAGAAATTGGGGAAATTCATTGTCCAAAATACATGGGAGTCACTTTCAAGACTTTCACTGTGAGAAGAGTGACCTGTTGTTAGGTCCTGATCACTTTTTACCCCTTACATCTGTCTCCTTTGCTGACAACGGTGTGTCCCCAACTGGAGATTTGCTGGACAGTAGTGAGATTTTCACATCAACAACTCCCAGCAGTTCCCCTCGGTCTATCAGCTCTCTTTCACAAATAAGGGGCAGTCAGGTTCAGAAAACTACAGGAGTTCATATCCTCAAGCCCCTAATGTCTCCTCCTAGTCGGGAGGAGATTCTTTCTACCCTCCTCGAGCTGGAACTTTCAGAGGCCACCTATCAAGAACCGTTCTGTAGTGATCCTTCTGACATACCTTTGCGACCAAG AGAGATTGCTGGGCGCAAGCTTATTTTGGAAACACGGTTAGCAAAAGATTTAAAGGAGTTTGTTGGTGGTTTATCACAAGAAGGTCTGCAGTTCTGGAAAACTGCATTCTCTGCCATGACGCGTCCAGGGTCTTCACCTTCCCGTGGCACTGACTCGTTAAACTTGACCAAAGACGAAAAGGAACAGCGCAGTCCGTCACCTACTAGTGATCAGAAGATCATTCTGCTGCCTTGCAGAAGTGCTCCAAGTAGGGAACGTGTACAGCTCTGGCTGCAAGCTAAGAGACAATTTGAGTGCCTTCAGAGTGATCGCAAGAGAAGAATCAGTGCGCAGAATGTCATGCCATACCAGGACAAGATATCACCACACCACAAGGAGTCAGAAGACGATTTGCCTCCTTCCCAGCTGCAGGTTGAGGCACTTGTAAAAGTGTCAGCATTTCAGGCTCTCAGCAAGATCGAGTTAACTTTGCCTCTCAGTATATCTCCGGTAGAGGCAGGCACCTCGAACAGTCCAAAGGAGATAAAATGTGGAACAGGGGCTGAAATCATAGGGGAAGAAAGCAAAGATGAGGTCTCTTTCAAACAGACTCCATCTCCAGACCCTTCCTGCCTGCCACCATGGCAGCAAACATCAGACAAAATGGATCCAGACAAGAAGAAGTCACAATTAGGCATCGGAAAAACCTCCCCCAAACTTGGCAGCTCTGGAGACCCTTTCTCACCAGAAGGTGTTCAACCAAAGCAGTTTCTCAGTCCGTCCCCGTTTTACGTAAAGGACCAGGATGGAGAGAGTTCAAGTCCCTCCCTCCTCCACAGCACCCCCATCCACAGCAGGAGAAGAAGCAAAGGAGTCTGTGAGCTTGATGGCAGTCCTGGATCTGAAG ATGTGGAGCCAAAATGTCAACGGCTCCAGCGAAGACGAAGCAGCAATCTGAACACGTTACGTAGAGTCTTAATCACCACGCAAATGAAG AATCAGTTTGCTGGTTTGAATGTACCCAAAGGGGATAACTCTCAGATCGAGGGTCCATCACTGTGCAACTCGTACGGGTTTAAAGTCGGCATGCAGAACCTACAGGAAGCTAAAGCGCTGCACGAG GTGCAGCACTTGACGCTAATGGGTTTGGAGCTGCATGCTCGGACACGCCGCGATCTGGAGCCTGATCCCGAGTTCGACCCCATTTGTGCCTTATTTTATTGCCTGAGCTCAGACAGTCCACTGGCTGGCTCAGAGAAAAGGCAGATAACCGGTGCCGTGGTCATCGATAAAGACTGTCGCTCCGCAGGACAAG GCTTGAGGAGCACAGCACCCCTGCTGGTCAGATCTGGTGTTGCGGATCTGCAGGTCATTTACACTGTCGATGAGAAGGAGTTGTTTGAGGAAGTGAGCAAAATGATGAGAAC gtatgaTCCTGATATTCTGGTTGGTTATGAGGTTCAGATGCACTCCTGGGGTTACCTGTTACAGCGCGCATCAGCGCTCGGCGTCGATCTGTGTCGTCAACTCTCCCGAGTCCCAG ATGATACGAAGGGGAGCCGCTTCACTGAGGACAAAGACGAGTACGGCAGTGAGGTAATGTCAGAGATCCACATCGTTGGACGCATCACCATCAACCTGTGGAGGATCATGAAGACTGAG gcagCTCTGAATAACTACACCTTTGAGAATGTGGCGTTTCACCTGCTGCATCAGCGCTTCCCTCTGTACACACACCGCACACTCTCAGACTGGTTCGACCACAACACACACCTGTACag gtggaAAGTGGTGGACCACTACATGAGccgtgtgtgtggtgtgatgcaGCTCCTGAAGCAGCGGGATGTTGTGGGTCGCACCAGCGAGTTTGCACGAGTGTTTGGGATTCAGTTCTATCACGTCCTTACACGAGGCTCCcag TACCGTGTCGAGTCGATGATGCTGCGCATCGCTAAGCCTCTGAACTTCATCGCGGTGAGCCCGAGCGCTTCCCAGCGAGCTCAGCAGAGGGCGTCTCAGGTCATCCCGCTGGTGCTGGAGCCCGAGTCGCGATTCTACAGTAACTCTGTGCTGGTGCTGGACTTCCAGTCGCTCTATCCCTCCGTCATCATCGCCTACAACTACTGCTACTCAACCTGCCTGGGCCACGCCCACAGCCTGGGAAC gtctgatgagttcaggtTCGGCTGTACGTCTCTGCGTGTACCTCCTGATCTTCTCTATCAGCTCCGCAATGACATCAACATCTCTCCTAATGGAGTCGTCTTTGTTAAa gcgtcAGTGCGTAAAGGCCTGCTCCCGCGGATGTTGGAGGAGATTCTACACACACGCTTCATGGTGAAGGCGGCGATGAAGTCATACGGTGGCGATGAGGCTTTGCTCCGCCTCCTGGATGCTCGCCAGCTCGGTCTCAAGCTCATCGCTAACGTCACCTTCGGCTACACCGACGCTAACTTCTCCGGGCGCATGCCTAGTGTGGAG CTGGGAGAGAGCATCGTACACAAGGCCAGAGAGACACTGGAGAGAGCCATCAAACTCGTCAACGACACCAAGAAGTGGGGGGCTCGAGTCGTGTACGGGGACACAGACAG TATGTTTGTGCTGTTAAAGGGAGCGACTAAGGAGCAGGCGTTTAAGATCGGCAGTGAAATCGCTGAAGCCGTGACGGCCACCAACCCCAAACCAATCAAACTCAAATTCGAGaag gtctaCCTGCCGTGTGTGTTACAGACTAAGAAGCGCTACGTGGGCTACATGTACGAGTCCATGGATCAGAAGGACCCTGTGTTTGACGCTAAGGGCATTGAGACCGTACGCCGTGACGGCTGTCCTGCTGTTGCCAAG atcctGGAGCGCTCGGTGAAGCTGCTGTTTGAGACGAGGGACATTTCCCTGGTGAAGCAGTATGTCCAGAGACAGTGTGTGAAGGTTCTGGAGGGCAGAGCCAGCGTGCAGGACCTGACCTTTGCTAAAGAGTACCGTGGCAGCGCCTCCTACAGGCCCGGAGCCTGCGTCCCTGCGCTCGAGCTCACCAG GAGGATGATGGCGTACGACCGGCGTTTGGAGCCGCGGGTCGGCGAGCGCGTGCCGTACGTCATCGTGTACGGTTCTCCCGGCGTTCCTCTGATCCAGCTGGTGCGGCGCCCCCTGGAGGTCCTGCAGGATCCTGCGCTGCGCCTCAACGCTGCCTACTACATCACCAAACAGATCCTCCCTCCTGTCGCTCGCATCTTCAGCCTGATCGGAGTCGATGTGTTCAGCTGGTACCACACCCTGCCCCGG gttcaGAAGTGGTCCTCCTGTCCAGCAGGTGGCGCTGTAGGGGATGAGCCCCTGAGGAAGGGGACGATCTCTCAGTACTTCACCACGCTGCACTGCCCGGTGTGTGACGAGCTCACTCAGCTGGGAGTGTGTGAGCGCTGCAGGGCTGAACCTCAGCGCGTCGCCGTCACGCTGCACCACAACCTCCGAGTCTGGGAGCAACAGCACCACCAGCTcctaaag gtgTGTATGAGCTGCAGCGGTAGTGCAGACAGACAGGCCGTTTGTGTCTCTCTCGACTGCCCCGTGTTGTATAAACTGTCCCGGGTGAACAGACAGCTCCACAACGCCCCCTACCTGCGACAGCTACTGCAACAAATCTAa